The proteins below come from a single Vitis vinifera cultivar Pinot Noir 40024 chromosome 9, ASM3070453v1 genomic window:
- the LOC104880410 gene encoding uncharacterized protein LOC104880410 — translation MVSFSVLSMGSKRSSCDREGEDILVSQAKKRVGRFLYEMGTDFSAATPTSPCGKINGIHSCHQVEYEFLSHQELKGWIVWDEVKEMLDHVHEIIDTCATTGCSIVVDGWKDEKGRNLMNLLVDCPRGPICFRLCDISTLSDDVDALVVLFEQVIAEVRVENVVQIVSHSVSECMAAVGNSLMGKYPTLFWTVCASHCIEMILEKIGMMGTTREILDKAKTITRFIHSHAMVLTL, via the coding sequence ATGGTTTCATTTTCAGTTTTAAGTATGGGTTCAAAAAGATCTAGCTGTGACAGGGAGGGAGAAGATATACTGGTAAGCCAAGCTAAGAAACGCGTTGGCAGATTTTTGTATGAAATGGGCACTGATTTTAGTGCTGCAACCCCTACAAGCCCTTGTGGAAAGATTAATGGTATCCACAGTTGTCATCAGGTCGAGTATGAGTTTCTTAGCCATCAGGAGTTGAAAGGTTGGATCGTTTGGGATGAGGTGAAAGAGATGCTAGATCATGTGCATGAGATTATAGATACATGCGCAACCACAGGGTGTAGCATTGTAGTAGATGGGTGGAAGGATGAGAAGGGAAGAAACTTGATGAACCTCCTTGTTGATTGCCCTCGGGGTCCAATTTGTTTTAGATTATGTGACATTTCTACCTTGTCTGATGATGTGGATGCCTTGGTGGTGTTGTTTGAACAAGTTATTGCAGAGGTCAGGGTTGAAAATGTTGTGCAAATCGTCTCCCATTCTGTGTCAGAATGTATGGCAGCTGTGGGCAATAGTTTGATGGGCAAGTACCCAACATTGTTTTGGACAGTTTGTGCATCTCATTGCATAGAGATGATATTGGAGAAGATTGGGATGATGGGCACCACTAGGGAGATATTGGATAAAGCGAAGACCATTACAAGGTTCATACACAGCCATGCAATGGTTCTAACCTTATGA